In Microbacterium sp. 1.5R, the following are encoded in one genomic region:
- the nhaA gene encoding Na+/H+ antiporter NhaA, which produces MTSLHLLGIFGPHRTRSPRRSTPAPEAVAAALLVIATIVALLWANMDDSTYQSVWHTWLGVEIGDLQWGMDLRHLINDGLMTFFFALITLEVRRELEFGELHDWRKAAVPVAAAAAGILVPAAIYLTVTAGTPEASGWGTVVSTDTAFVLGLLALLGRGLPPAVRVFLVTLAVADDIGALAVIAVAYTDELSISALVIAMLGLGAIAACRWWGVWRGAPYLVLSVVVWLATLASGVHATLAGVAIALLLPVFEARDDRVGEARRLMTAFAQSPSAAYARDAEEGLQRAISVNDRAHRLLSPYVNLAVLPLFALANAGVRVDATTIAEAARSPLTWGIVAALVLGKPIAVIGTVFAISRIRPGLLPAGVAMRHVVAVGLLSGVGFTLSLFIAELAFADADTLQLAHLAILVASLVAVIAGGTTLVVLERMQRRGPSSETVLPRAVDADREHTIGPDDAPLSLVEYGDLSADFDIARTGVLAELRARFGEELQYTFRHASSVVDGTIGYDAALASEAAARQGRFGPFREALSAASTPVTAQDIRNAASHAGVNIRLFDQERVQTPARERVRRDVDEARRADLRRVPTLFIGGRLYQGSTDARSLIDALERSEPNRRTADGRMTWSSASLEWIRVEETQ; this is translated from the coding sequence GTGACTTCGCTCCACCTCCTGGGTATTTTCGGACCGCACCGCACGCGATCTCCGCGCCGCTCGACGCCCGCGCCGGAGGCCGTCGCCGCTGCGCTCCTCGTGATCGCGACCATTGTCGCGCTGCTCTGGGCCAACATGGACGATTCGACCTACCAGAGCGTCTGGCACACCTGGCTCGGCGTCGAGATCGGCGACCTGCAGTGGGGGATGGACCTTCGTCACCTCATCAACGACGGTCTCATGACATTCTTCTTCGCCCTCATCACACTCGAGGTTCGTCGAGAACTCGAGTTCGGGGAGCTGCACGATTGGCGAAAGGCCGCAGTGCCCGTGGCTGCAGCCGCAGCCGGCATCCTGGTCCCCGCGGCGATCTATCTCACCGTGACCGCCGGGACGCCGGAAGCCTCGGGGTGGGGGACGGTCGTCTCAACCGATACCGCTTTCGTTCTCGGCCTGCTCGCGCTCCTTGGGCGGGGTCTGCCGCCGGCTGTGCGCGTCTTCCTCGTGACCTTGGCAGTCGCCGACGACATCGGCGCACTGGCCGTGATCGCCGTCGCCTACACCGACGAGCTCTCGATCAGCGCGCTCGTGATCGCCATGCTCGGTCTCGGCGCGATCGCGGCGTGCCGGTGGTGGGGCGTGTGGCGCGGAGCCCCTTACCTCGTGCTCTCCGTCGTCGTCTGGCTGGCAACGCTTGCCTCGGGCGTGCACGCGACCCTCGCAGGTGTCGCGATAGCGCTGCTGCTGCCCGTGTTCGAGGCACGTGACGATCGTGTCGGGGAGGCGAGGCGCTTGATGACCGCGTTCGCGCAGTCACCGTCAGCCGCATACGCGCGCGATGCGGAGGAAGGGCTGCAGCGCGCCATCTCCGTGAACGACCGCGCCCACCGCCTCCTCTCCCCGTATGTGAACCTCGCGGTCCTCCCCCTCTTCGCGCTCGCGAACGCGGGCGTTCGGGTGGATGCAACAACCATCGCAGAGGCCGCACGGTCGCCGTTGACGTGGGGCATCGTCGCCGCACTGGTCCTCGGCAAACCCATTGCCGTGATCGGAACGGTTTTCGCCATCTCGCGCATCCGACCGGGTCTTCTCCCCGCCGGGGTCGCGATGCGTCATGTCGTCGCAGTCGGACTTCTGTCAGGCGTCGGCTTCACACTCTCGCTGTTCATCGCCGAACTCGCGTTCGCCGACGCGGACACGTTGCAGCTCGCACATCTCGCCATTCTCGTCGCTTCCCTCGTCGCGGTGATCGCGGGCGGCACGACGCTGGTCGTGCTCGAACGCATGCAACGGCGCGGACCGTCGAGCGAGACGGTGCTCCCGCGCGCCGTCGATGCCGACAGGGAACACACAATAGGACCTGACGACGCGCCACTCTCGCTCGTGGAGTACGGCGATCTCTCCGCCGACTTCGACATCGCTCGAACCGGTGTTCTCGCTGAACTCCGGGCCCGATTCGGAGAAGAGCTGCAATACACCTTCCGCCACGCCTCATCAGTGGTTGACGGCACCATCGGGTATGACGCCGCACTCGCGTCAGAAGCAGCGGCACGCCAGGGACGCTTCGGACCTTTCCGTGAGGCCCTGTCGGCAGCGTCCACGCCCGTCACCGCGCAGGACATCCGGAACGCCGCATCGCACGCGGGCGTGAACATCCGCCTCTTCGATCAGGAGAGGGTGCAGACGCCGGCACGAGAGCGCGTCCGCCGTGATGTCGATGAGGCGCGGCGGGCGGACCTTCGCCGCGTTCCCACGCTGTTCATCGGCGGCCGGCTCTACCAGGGATCGACCGACGCGCGTTCACTCATCGACGCACTCGAACGCAGCGAACCGAACCGGCGAACCGCTGACGGCCGGATGACGTGGTCTTCCGCGTCACTCGAGTGGATCCGCGTCGAAGAGACGCAGTGA
- a CDS encoding SRPBCC family protein, producing the protein MPVTDVTTDADNLTMTVVADFAAPIERVWAAYSDPRQLERFWGPPGWPATFTAWDHTVGGRAQYSMSGPRGEKSSGSWEFLSIDAPHSFEVLDSFVDDEGNPLDGFPAQRMSFAFESTADGTRMVTTSHFDSVEAIEQVVEMGQIEGLKLAMSQLDAVLQDLRDYAQGKGTQVELLDDTHVRITRLVEGPRELVWRAHNDPELMKQWLLGPDGWEMTECVVATEVGQTYRNSWAPVGDTEGQPFGFEGEALLIDAPRRSVQTERMIGMPVETLNDLNLYEEDGATLITLYIEYPDKETRDMILATGMADGMETSYARLERELLAV; encoded by the coding sequence ATGCCCGTCACGGATGTCACCACCGATGCCGACAACCTCACCATGACCGTCGTCGCCGATTTCGCGGCGCCGATCGAGCGGGTCTGGGCCGCATACAGCGACCCGCGCCAGCTCGAGCGCTTCTGGGGCCCTCCCGGATGGCCGGCCACCTTCACCGCCTGGGACCACACGGTCGGCGGACGTGCGCAGTATTCGATGAGCGGGCCGCGCGGCGAGAAGTCGTCGGGGTCGTGGGAGTTCCTCTCGATCGATGCCCCGCACAGCTTCGAGGTGCTCGACTCGTTCGTCGACGATGAGGGCAATCCTCTCGACGGCTTCCCCGCGCAGCGGATGTCGTTCGCGTTCGAGTCCACCGCCGACGGCACCCGCATGGTCACGACCAGTCACTTCGACTCGGTCGAGGCGATCGAGCAGGTCGTCGAGATGGGCCAGATCGAGGGTCTGAAGCTGGCGATGAGCCAGCTCGACGCCGTGCTGCAGGATCTGCGCGACTACGCGCAGGGCAAGGGCACGCAGGTCGAGCTGCTCGACGACACCCACGTGCGCATCACGCGTCTCGTCGAGGGACCGCGCGAACTGGTCTGGCGTGCGCACAACGACCCCGAGCTCATGAAGCAGTGGCTGCTCGGACCCGACGGGTGGGAGATGACCGAGTGCGTGGTTGCCACCGAGGTCGGTCAGACCTATCGCAACTCGTGGGCGCCCGTGGGCGACACCGAGGGGCAGCCGTTCGGATTCGAGGGCGAGGCGCTACTGATCGACGCACCGCGGCGGTCGGTGCAGACCGAGCGGATGATCGGGATGCCGGTCGAGACGCTGAACGACCTGAACCTCTACGAAGAGGACGGGGCGACGCTCATCACGCTCTACATCGAGTACCCCGACAAGGAGACGCGCGACATGATCCTCGCCACCGGCATGGCCGACG
- a CDS encoding ABC transporter ATP-binding protein — MKSSRHAAPTRPERSVDDTATAALTLGGIAKTYGTDGSAVRAVDGVDLSFPRGSWTAIMGASGSGKSTLLHIAAGLERADEGRVLLGGTDITDASDDELTALRRSRIGFVFQSFNLVSALTAEQNVALPLRLAGEGPSRDRVRSALAAVGLAERTGHKPRQLSGGQQQRVAIARAMVTTPEVLFADEPTGALDTAAARTVLDLLRGMADAGQTIIMVTHDPAAAARADSTVFLRDGRIVRRLVAPDVAAVAAQIVALES; from the coding sequence ATGAAATCCTCCCGCCACGCTGCTCCCACCCGGCCCGAACGCTCCGTAGATGACACCGCGACCGCTGCGCTCACCCTCGGCGGTATCGCGAAGACATATGGGACCGACGGCTCGGCCGTCCGTGCGGTCGACGGCGTCGACCTCTCGTTCCCTCGTGGATCCTGGACAGCCATCATGGGAGCATCCGGGTCGGGGAAGTCGACGCTGCTGCACATCGCTGCGGGCCTCGAGCGCGCGGACGAAGGACGGGTCCTCCTCGGCGGCACCGACATCACCGACGCGAGCGACGACGAGCTGACGGCGCTCCGCCGCTCACGGATCGGCTTCGTCTTCCAGAGCTTCAACCTCGTGTCGGCGCTCACGGCGGAGCAGAACGTCGCGCTCCCTCTCCGCCTTGCCGGGGAAGGACCATCTCGGGACCGTGTGCGCTCCGCACTCGCGGCCGTCGGACTCGCTGAGCGCACCGGACACAAGCCGCGTCAACTGTCCGGTGGCCAGCAGCAGAGGGTCGCCATCGCGCGGGCCATGGTCACGACGCCCGAGGTCCTCTTCGCAGATGAACCGACCGGCGCCCTCGACACCGCCGCAGCCCGTACCGTGCTCGATCTCCTGCGGGGCATGGCCGACGCCGGTCAGACGATCATCATGGTCACCCACGACCCTGCTGCGGCCGCACGCGCCGATTCCACGGTCTTCCTCCGAGACGGACGGATCGTCCGACGGCTCGTCGCGCCGGACGTCGCCGCCGTCGCTGCCCAGATCGTCGCACTGGAGTCCTGA
- a CDS encoding glucose 1-dehydrogenase, with the protein MGKLDGKVAIITGGARGMGAAHARLFVTEGARVVLADVLEKEGRAVAEELGDAARFVPLDVRDRDQWGVVVETAVREFGRVDVLVNNAGIFRREPIETHSHEMWDEVIGVNLTGVWNGTKAVIDAMRQSGGGSIINISSTAGITGYSFLPAYSASKWALRGLTKATALDLGGFGIRANTVHPGFVRTPMTDELGDNTANVALHRQAEDTEISPLVLFLASDDSAFSTGGEFIADGGESAGIPAR; encoded by the coding sequence ATGGGAAAGCTGGACGGGAAAGTCGCCATCATCACGGGTGGCGCGCGGGGGATGGGCGCAGCCCACGCCCGTCTCTTCGTCACCGAGGGCGCTCGCGTCGTCCTGGCCGACGTGCTGGAGAAGGAGGGGCGCGCCGTCGCTGAGGAGCTTGGCGATGCCGCTCGATTCGTGCCCCTCGACGTGCGCGATCGGGATCAGTGGGGTGTGGTCGTCGAGACGGCGGTACGCGAGTTCGGCCGTGTCGATGTACTCGTCAACAACGCCGGCATCTTCCGTCGCGAACCGATCGAGACCCACAGTCACGAGATGTGGGATGAAGTGATCGGGGTCAACCTCACCGGTGTCTGGAACGGAACGAAGGCCGTCATCGACGCGATGCGCCAGTCGGGCGGCGGCTCCATCATCAACATCTCGTCAACCGCCGGCATCACCGGGTACTCGTTCCTCCCCGCCTACTCCGCCTCGAAGTGGGCACTGCGCGGCCTGACGAAGGCGACGGCACTGGACCTCGGCGGCTTCGGCATCCGTGCGAACACCGTCCACCCGGGCTTTGTCCGCACACCGATGACAGACGAGCTCGGCGACAACACGGCGAACGTCGCGCTACATCGGCAGGCGGAGGACACGGAGATCTCTCCGCTGGTTCTGTTCCTCGCCAGCGACGACTCGGCGTTCTCGACCGGCGGTGAGTTCATCGCCGACGGCGGTGAATCCGCCGGCATCCCCGCACGCTGA
- a CDS encoding UBP-type zinc finger domain-containing protein — translation MNHINPEVPPSGDSCVECDSIGSWWVHLRRCAACGHIGCCNDSLNRHSTAHAEATGHAIIQSFEPGEDWFWDFRTNKFGAGPELAPPHSHPEDQPAPGPADRLPEDWLLILSSRSRTAN, via the coding sequence ATGAACCACATCAACCCCGAAGTGCCGCCCAGTGGTGACAGCTGCGTCGAGTGCGACTCGATCGGATCCTGGTGGGTGCACCTTCGCCGGTGCGCCGCCTGTGGTCACATCGGCTGCTGCAACGACTCACTGAACCGGCACTCCACAGCCCATGCAGAAGCGACCGGCCATGCGATCATCCAAAGCTTCGAGCCAGGCGAGGACTGGTTCTGGGACTTCCGGACCAACAAGTTCGGCGCGGGACCCGAACTCGCCCCACCCCACAGTCACCCCGAGGATCAACCCGCTCCGGGCCCCGCCGACCGCCTCCCGGAGGACTGGCTGTTGATCCTCAGTTCACGCTCCCGCACAGCGAATTGA
- a CDS encoding ArsR/SmtB family transcription factor, whose protein sequence is MVAQRELSEVEVDRVFHALATSTRRDILRRTIEREQSVSTLASEYEMSFAAVQKHVAVLEAANLIVKRAEGRERLVRANPEMIARARALLARYEELWRSRIARLDELLAETPASRTDTTDTTDVPRTEEGD, encoded by the coding sequence ATGGTTGCACAAAGAGAACTGAGCGAAGTGGAGGTCGACCGTGTGTTCCACGCATTGGCGACGTCGACCCGACGCGACATCCTGCGTCGGACGATCGAGCGGGAGCAGTCCGTCTCGACCCTCGCCTCCGAATACGAGATGTCGTTCGCCGCGGTGCAGAAGCACGTGGCCGTGCTCGAAGCGGCGAATCTCATCGTCAAGCGCGCCGAGGGACGCGAGCGGCTCGTCCGCGCGAACCCCGAGATGATCGCCCGCGCCAGGGCGCTCCTCGCCCGATACGAAGAGCTGTGGCGGTCGCGCATCGCCCGGCTCGACGAGCTGCTGGCCGAGACGCCGGCATCCCGCACCGATACGACCGACACCACCGATGTTCCACGAACCGAAGAAGGAGACTGA
- a CDS encoding NADPH-dependent F420 reductase produces MAVIAIIGAGNIGSQVARLAVKAGHQVVLANSRGGEGLEPLVDELGANARPAVTVADATERADVVVVAMPIHSYVALPADAFGGKIVIDTGNYYPGWNGNIAELDNESTTTAEILQRLLPGASVVKALNHVVAAELTSTGSPAGSEDRRALAMAGDDTDAKRVVQSLLDSFGFDVVDVGPLSEGWRFQRDLPAYAVRLDAAEMRDALAGAVRYRDLPRN; encoded by the coding sequence ATGGCCGTGATCGCCATCATCGGAGCAGGAAACATCGGTTCCCAGGTAGCGCGCCTCGCAGTGAAAGCCGGGCACCAGGTGGTGCTCGCCAACTCTCGCGGCGGCGAGGGACTCGAGCCCCTCGTCGACGAACTGGGCGCAAACGCACGACCTGCGGTGACGGTCGCCGACGCGACCGAGCGCGCTGACGTCGTCGTCGTCGCCATGCCGATCCACTCGTACGTCGCGCTGCCCGCCGACGCCTTCGGGGGAAAGATCGTCATTGACACAGGCAACTATTACCCCGGCTGGAACGGGAACATCGCCGAGCTCGACAACGAGTCGACGACCACGGCCGAGATCTTGCAGCGACTGCTGCCGGGCGCATCCGTGGTCAAGGCCCTCAACCACGTCGTCGCGGCCGAGCTGACTTCCACGGGAAGCCCCGCGGGCAGCGAGGACCGTCGGGCACTGGCGATGGCAGGAGACGACACCGACGCGAAGCGCGTTGTGCAGAGCCTCCTCGACAGCTTCGGGTTTGATGTCGTCGACGTCGGCCCGCTGTCTGAGGGGTGGCGGTTCCAGCGCGACCTCCCCGCTTACGCGGTTCGCCTCGACGCCGCCGAGATGCGCGACGCTCTCGCTGGTGCCGTCCGCTACCGCGACCTCCCTCGCAATTGA
- a CDS encoding NAD(P)/FAD-dependent oxidoreductase, translated as MSGASPAVQVATGNDDSRVLRVYGRRNSREAYALRDFLTRSVVSFEWSEIESDHDSVQLTGHSLDDAALPVVDLPDGSRLVQPTPAQVADRLGWVTRPRYREYDLSIYGAGPAGLSAAVYAASEGLKVVLLEREAVGGQAGYSSLIENYLGFPQGVRGSDLAERARQQAVAFGAELLLMRGGVRGEFRAQQMIATLNDGTTMVARSNICATGVKWRRLGVAREEDLLGRGVFYGAGTSEAAYCVGEDVIVVGGGNSAGQAVLNLSAYARSVTMVVRGPDLSATLSSYLASRIKDRPNVEIELNTSVTELIGDTALESVGTRNTRSGHLRHRDARRLFVCIGGAPDTDWAKDTAIERDSLGYLVTGPDLTDAHLEEHWPLERAPFYLETSVPGCFAAGDVRRNSVKRVASCVGEGAMAVTFVHRFLTEHFS; from the coding sequence GTGAGCGGGGCATCGCCCGCTGTTCAGGTCGCCACCGGAAATGACGACTCGAGAGTGCTGCGTGTCTACGGCCGCCGAAATAGTCGCGAAGCGTACGCGCTGCGGGACTTCCTCACTCGCAGTGTCGTGTCTTTCGAGTGGTCGGAGATAGAAAGTGATCACGACTCCGTGCAGCTCACCGGTCACTCCCTCGACGACGCGGCGCTGCCCGTTGTCGATCTTCCGGACGGGTCGCGGCTCGTGCAGCCCACGCCTGCGCAAGTAGCAGACCGTCTGGGGTGGGTTACTCGTCCCCGGTACAGGGAGTATGACCTCTCGATCTACGGGGCAGGGCCGGCCGGCCTTTCCGCCGCGGTCTACGCCGCCTCTGAAGGGCTGAAGGTCGTCCTCCTCGAGCGAGAGGCCGTCGGGGGCCAGGCCGGGTACAGCAGCCTCATCGAGAACTATCTCGGCTTCCCGCAAGGGGTGCGCGGCAGCGACTTGGCGGAGCGCGCGCGGCAGCAAGCGGTCGCATTCGGGGCGGAACTGCTCCTGATGCGTGGCGGCGTCCGCGGGGAGTTCCGCGCGCAGCAGATGATTGCCACCCTGAACGATGGGACCACGATGGTCGCACGCTCCAACATCTGCGCCACCGGCGTGAAGTGGCGCCGTCTCGGAGTCGCCCGCGAGGAGGACCTACTAGGGAGGGGCGTGTTCTACGGTGCGGGGACGAGTGAGGCGGCGTACTGCGTCGGAGAAGACGTGATCGTCGTCGGCGGAGGAAACTCCGCCGGGCAGGCGGTCCTCAACCTCTCTGCCTACGCCCGTTCCGTCACCATGGTCGTCCGAGGCCCCGACCTCTCTGCGACCCTGTCGTCCTACCTGGCATCACGGATCAAAGATCGCCCCAACGTCGAGATCGAGCTCAACACCTCGGTGACTGAACTGATAGGTGACACCGCACTCGAATCCGTGGGGACACGCAACACCCGATCGGGGCATCTGCGCCACCGGGATGCCCGCCGCCTGTTCGTCTGTATCGGCGGCGCACCGGATACCGACTGGGCGAAAGACACAGCAATCGAGCGCGACAGCCTCGGCTACCTCGTGACCGGTCCTGACTTGACAGACGCGCACCTGGAGGAGCACTGGCCGCTGGAACGTGCACCGTTCTACCTCGAAACCAGTGTCCCCGGCTGTTTCGCCGCGGGAGATGTCCGCCGGAACTCTGTGAAGCGGGTTGCGTCTTGTGTCGGCGAAGGGGCGATGGCCGTGACCTTCGTGCACCGTTTCCTCACCGAACACTTCAGCTGA
- a CDS encoding SDR family oxidoreductase, whose product MKGPIIMTTAIFGGLHGRSAVVLGATGTIGTGVARTLVESGARVALIALEPGPLDDLARSLDADDRVMTVAADITDTAQLADARDAVLDRFGEVNIVVVSVGVMLGAPFEDAVPADWARMIDTNLSGVLLAAQTFSADLLAAAERKERSDLIFVGAIAAHVLYPYFAVYGAVSAAIAHLTRTLRAEYGPRGLRVHNIEPGFVEESFGRHLNDGAAVDLWQDVARSIEHPITPDHVGQLIAMTCGLPFGMNVAEMVLLPTEQG is encoded by the coding sequence ATGAAAGGACCAATTATTATGACGACCGCGATCTTCGGTGGTCTTCACGGGCGCTCGGCTGTCGTCCTCGGCGCCACCGGCACGATCGGGACGGGCGTGGCCCGCACCCTCGTCGAGTCCGGGGCCCGCGTCGCACTGATCGCCCTCGAGCCGGGCCCGCTCGACGATCTCGCACGATCCCTCGACGCCGACGACCGAGTGATGACGGTGGCGGCCGACATCACTGACACCGCGCAGCTCGCGGACGCCCGGGACGCGGTCCTTGACCGGTTCGGGGAGGTGAATATCGTCGTGGTGAGCGTCGGAGTCATGCTCGGCGCACCATTCGAGGACGCGGTGCCTGCCGACTGGGCGCGAATGATCGACACGAACCTCAGCGGCGTGCTCCTTGCGGCGCAGACCTTCTCAGCGGATCTGCTCGCCGCCGCCGAACGCAAAGAACGCAGCGATCTCATTTTCGTCGGCGCGATCGCAGCACATGTCCTGTACCCCTACTTCGCCGTGTATGGCGCTGTGTCGGCGGCGATCGCGCACCTGACGCGCACACTGCGCGCCGAGTACGGCCCGCGCGGCCTTCGCGTGCACAACATCGAGCCCGGGTTTGTCGAGGAGAGCTTCGGGCGGCACCTCAACGACGGTGCCGCCGTCGATCTGTGGCAGGACGTCGCACGCAGCATCGAGCATCCGATCACCCCCGATCACGTCGGCCAGCTCATCGCGATGACGTGTGGCCTCCCGTTCGGAATGAACGTTGCCGAGATGGTCCTCCTCCCGACAGAGCAGGGGTGA
- a CDS encoding ABC transporter permease codes for MLALSRATVTERWPLFIGAVLSVALGVALVQSSLLLLLTAATTPAPAGASAIEATAHTASTTVAVTVLAVTLAFAAFLAFFIIGTTFAFTVDQRSRDIALLRLVGASRRQVRRLLVNEAALLGIAGALVGVPLGVAVMTVHADLLTRLGFVPEGFAARWQVWVLGASAATGIALAVGGVLLAARRAAGIAPLSALRDGEDASPVMTRGRWIIAALFGAGALALLALAPVGGAAGGQAMAMNVSIAAAIALTAAAPLLVPLAARLVPVGSRGISPLLARASLRDNVRRSASTAAPLVVLVGILVGQSTALLSFADAGATAQRASTVADVVVISVVGDRTSDPWGDRGIASVEGVAAVSSEVTLPAAITTGEGALAFTEVGTITVIEGEAYAAAHPTAPTASLDDGSAIAGPGSIGVGAGDRVGVRVGDVELPALEVTGVAEPSIAAGPTLYLSRSSLPDDVLAGAETVSFVAFDEDTDLSAIAGELDRYGGVVLADQWFEQNAAASSGTATSILIVVLGLGALYALIGVVNSIVIASASRSREFAVARVSGLTRSLVLRTALLESLIVTSVGLVLGLLAAAGTVLAVVIVTATVTGSASMAVPWALVATVIIGAYAVAGTTTLLTSSAAMRPAPVTLVRGRE; via the coding sequence ATGCTCGCCCTCAGCCGCGCCACCGTCACTGAACGATGGCCACTCTTCATCGGCGCCGTCCTGTCCGTCGCTCTCGGCGTCGCCCTCGTGCAGTCCTCGCTCCTGCTGCTCCTCACCGCCGCGACAACTCCCGCTCCCGCCGGTGCGTCCGCTATCGAGGCCACCGCCCATACGGCATCGACGACCGTCGCCGTCACGGTGCTTGCCGTCACGCTTGCCTTCGCGGCGTTCCTTGCGTTCTTCATCATCGGAACCACGTTCGCCTTCACCGTCGACCAGCGCAGCCGCGACATCGCTCTGCTGCGCCTTGTCGGAGCGAGCAGACGACAGGTGCGCCGTCTCCTGGTGAACGAAGCTGCGCTGCTCGGAATCGCCGGTGCCCTGGTCGGGGTGCCGCTCGGAGTTGCAGTCATGACGGTCCACGCCGACCTGCTTACGCGGCTCGGATTCGTGCCTGAGGGCTTCGCCGCACGGTGGCAAGTGTGGGTCCTCGGTGCGTCCGCGGCCACGGGCATCGCTCTCGCCGTCGGGGGCGTCTTGCTGGCGGCGCGCCGTGCCGCCGGTATCGCTCCGCTGTCGGCGCTCCGCGATGGCGAGGACGCGTCGCCCGTCATGACGCGAGGACGTTGGATTATCGCGGCGCTGTTCGGAGCCGGTGCCCTCGCCCTGCTCGCGCTCGCTCCGGTCGGTGGAGCAGCCGGTGGGCAGGCGATGGCGATGAACGTGTCGATCGCTGCGGCCATCGCTCTCACAGCCGCCGCTCCACTCCTCGTCCCGCTGGCCGCACGCTTGGTACCGGTGGGCTCGCGCGGCATCTCACCCCTCCTCGCCCGCGCGAGCCTTCGTGACAATGTGCGCAGAAGTGCGTCCACCGCAGCGCCGCTCGTGGTCCTCGTCGGCATCCTCGTCGGTCAGTCGACGGCTCTCCTGTCGTTCGCGGACGCCGGGGCGACTGCGCAGCGGGCCTCCACCGTGGCGGACGTCGTCGTGATCTCCGTCGTCGGCGACAGAACCTCGGATCCGTGGGGTGATCGCGGGATCGCGTCAGTCGAAGGTGTCGCCGCAGTGTCGTCTGAGGTGACCCTCCCTGCCGCCATCACCACAGGAGAAGGTGCACTCGCGTTCACCGAGGTCGGCACCATCACTGTCATTGAGGGAGAAGCGTACGCAGCCGCCCACCCAACGGCCCCGACCGCGTCACTTGATGACGGATCCGCGATTGCGGGACCTGGCTCCATCGGGGTCGGTGCGGGCGACCGGGTTGGCGTGCGCGTCGGTGACGTCGAGCTCCCCGCGCTCGAAGTCACCGGTGTCGCGGAACCGTCGATAGCTGCGGGTCCGACGCTGTACCTCTCCCGATCATCTCTCCCCGACGACGTCCTCGCCGGAGCGGAGACCGTGAGCTTCGTGGCCTTCGACGAAGACACAGACCTGTCCGCAATCGCGGGCGAACTCGATCGTTACGGTGGCGTCGTTCTGGCCGACCAATGGTTCGAGCAGAATGCGGCGGCATCCTCTGGAACAGCGACGTCGATCCTCATCGTGGTGCTGGGGCTCGGCGCGCTGTACGCGCTCATCGGCGTAGTCAACTCGATCGTGATTGCCTCCGCTTCGAGGTCGAGAGAGTTCGCAGTCGCGCGCGTGTCCGGCCTCACCCGCTCGCTGGTCCTCCGCACCGCCCTCCTCGAGTCCCTCATCGTCACGTCTGTGGGCCTTGTCCTGGGGCTGCTCGCCGCCGCAGGAACTGTGCTGGCGGTCGTCATCGTCACGGCCACCGTCACAGGGTCCGCATCCATGGCTGTCCCATGGGCGCTCGTAGCGACAGTCATCATCGGCGCCTACGCCGTCGCGGGCACGACCACTCTTCTGACGTCCTCGGCCGCCATGAGACCAGCACCCGTGACGCTCGTGCGCGGGAGGGAGTGA